The Rosa rugosa chromosome 1, drRosRugo1.1, whole genome shotgun sequence genomic sequence TTTTATATAGAAAAAAggtcaaaaataatatattttggcGTATTTCAACTACTGTTGCAAACAAGGGATGATTAATTTGTAAATTTGGATAAATTAAATGTAAAAGAGTGGTTTGTTAACATTACTTCACACCCTTAACCATATCTATATAAGATGTTTAtctaaaaattaaataataatacaTTAATTTAGCCCTTTATTTAGCAATGAATACGGATGTTTGTGTTTATTCAAATTTGTATTTTTTGTAAAGCATTTTGTCgattatgttttttattttgtcacaGTTAGCAGTACTCATAAAACAAATAATACCACAAATACAAAAGGGTGTCATTTGCTGTATCAAATGACATGGTTGATAAAGTGTATCCAAAAGGGGGGTGGCTAGTAGccatttttctagtagtgttggCATGCAGTTCATATAAATACTTGAAATATCAAACTTTATTCCAGATCTCACACTTTGTAACAGGAAGAAGAATTAATCAAATACTCAGAAACAGTTTGAAAAGAATATTGACAGTGTATTCATCTAGTCCAATCCTAGATGAATATCCCAAGAATGCCAAAAACAACGATCATCCACCCTAATCTTGCTCCATTAACAGAACTGGTAGTTGCTGCAGAGGTAGTGGGGCTTGGGCTAGGAGCAAAGGAAGCTGGCATCACAGTTATGAACAGCTTCTGGGGTCCAACTTGACAGTGCTTAGAAACACCACAAATGTACCATTTTCTTCCTGTGGTTGCTAGGTTTATCACATCCTTTCCACTTGTTAATGCCACAGTGCCTGCAGGAGCTGCACATTCTTGGAACCCAGTTCCATTCACTTTGAGAACATTGTGAACTCCTTCTGGGTAGTTAAAAACTGCATATACATAACGGCTCAAAgattaaaagaaagaagaaattatatatatcaaTCAAAAGTTATTACGACAAGAATTTGTAGAGCTTAGTACGTAATTTACATACCGAGGTTGTCACCGACAACGAAGAGCTTTCCCTGAGCCCAGGCTTGGTAATCAACATTAATGGTCCAACCTTTGTCATCGCCAACGATAAAATCTGTGGCCAAAATTGAAGGGGCAACAATTGCTAGAATGGCAAGGACAAAGAAGAGCTGGGAAGAGGCCATTTTAACAAGTATTGATCAGTTGGGCTAAACAGCTAATTAGCTTCTCgatctctttctttctgtgaatttggtttgttttgaGCTCGATAAGTGGTTATGGTTGTGAAAtggttttttgcaccaacagtgtctggagatcgacttgggtgactgacaatatgatacccgaacttacaaagttattaaAGTGATACtcagactcaatttttcgtatcTCCGTCGTACCTGCGGTCATTTTCCGTCACGGTGCCGTCAATCTCAACCACGTGTGAGGCACATGAGTcgcaaaatgagggcaaaatagaCTTTTCCACTATATCAAACGCTAAatgaataaattcaaatttttgaataaattattatattgaaaataacaACTGAATAAACTTTATTACTTTGTTCTATTAACCAAAAATCTCAATCGGTGGAGAGGGAGGTCACGGGACTTGAAATCTTATTCGCCGGAATCTGGGAAGTGggtcacgtccagaccagggttttctattgagagagagagagagagagagaaaatcagCGAGTGAAGTGAGAAGCTTTCGTTTCCGAGCCAGCGAATTTTTGGGATGTTCGATTCACGGGGGAATTGTGTCAATTCCGATCAAGGGTTTTTGATTAGGGTTGTGCCGTGGAGGAAAGTTGGTTCCTTTTTGGGGTGGggggatttttgggtttttttgtcGACTTGCTGAGTGTGTGGTTCTTTATGAATTTGGGATCTCTAAATTTGAGGAGAGGTTGTTGATGTTTACGCTGCAGAGGTGGTCGGTTTGGTCTTGGACGCCCAAAACCTGGGCTGAGAAGACCGGAACTGGGTTAGGGCGAACATGAATTCCGGCAAATCGAAGTTGAACTCTGGCGAGGAGGGGAAAAGGGTTGTCTTGTTTGAACCCAGAACGCCGGCTTCGGCTTTTGGAGCTCAAAAACGAGCTTTATGGATACCCATACAATATGGGGCTACTCCTGATTGAGAAAAAGGAGTGGACTTCTAGGCAGGAAGAACTCGAGCAGCCCATTTGATTGCAACTTCTGAAGTTGAACTCCGGCGAGGAGGGGAAAGAGATTGCAGAAATTAAGTTTACTGCTGATTCGAAGTTGGCTGAGGCAAATGCTTTAGTTGCTAGCATAGAAGAAAAATCACTGTAGTTAGAGGCAAAGCCAGCGACCATgatgggcggcggcggcggggggCTCATAGTCGGATTTCGAATGGAGTTCGAATTTGGGGCTGCACGAGACCTTCTTCCGATGTTCTGTTGCGGCGGGCTGGCAGAGGTGAGGCTGGGATCAAGTGATCTCGCCATCACCAATTTCTCTTCTCTCGAAAGCTCAAATGGGTTTGAGAAGATGAATATGAATGGGTTCAAGAATATGAGCAAATGCTGGgatttcatagtttttttttttttttgatgggtttaagaagatgaacatgaagacTTGCTGGGTTCAAATACTTATCTTGATTGTTGTCACTGAGATGGGACTGGTGGTGGATTTGAATGGGAAAGCAAATTGCAAGAGGTTGAATTTGATGGAAGAACAATGATGGGTAActggttttggatttgatcTGTTTCAAGGAAGATGATGAATAAGAGAAACAAAATTTAACGAATTGAGtgttctccaaaaaaaaaaaatccgaggGCAAATTAGTCTTTTTGGCCTCATTTAATTAGTCACATGCATTGCACGTGGTCAAATTAACGGAAACGTGACTGAAAATGATTGCAGATACGACGGAGATACaaaaaattgagtctgggtatcactttgataactttgtaagttcgggtatcatattgtcagtcatCCCAAGtcttcagacactgttggtgcaaaaaacccttGTGAAAAATGAGTTCAATGCTTTACATTTTATAAGGGTTGTGGATTGACTTAAGTCTAGAATTCACAGGGTGTGGTACTCCCATGACGACACTCCTTGCCAAATGGTACTCCCAGGACGGCACTCCTTGTCTGTCGTAGCAATCTTCAAgcgggaaaaaatgttaattttgagTTCAACCACATATAGCAGGCCTCCATTACATTGCAGAAGAACAAAAACATGTTTTTGAATGGCTCC encodes the following:
- the LOC133709126 gene encoding blue copper protein 1a-like encodes the protein MASSQLFFVLAILAIVAPSILATDFIVGDDKGWTINVDYQAWAQGKLFVVGDNLVFNYPEGVHNVLKVNGTGFQECAAPAGTVALTSGKDVINLATTGRKWYICGVSKHCQVGPQKLFITVMPASFAPSPSPTTSAATTSSVNGARLGWMIVVFGILGIFI